One region of Bubalus kerabau isolate K-KA32 ecotype Philippines breed swamp buffalo chromosome 6, PCC_UOA_SB_1v2, whole genome shotgun sequence genomic DNA includes:
- the LOC129655966 gene encoding olfactory receptor 6P1, with product MRNLSGDHTVEFVLVDFPTSPPLQLLLFALFLVIFLLTLLENALIVSTIWLTPSLHRPMFFFLGHLSFLELWYINVTVPRLLGAFLTQEHKVSYVGCMTQLYFFIALACTECVLLAVMAYDRYLAICEPLRYPSLMPFSMATRLAASSWGSGFFSSMMKLLFISRLSYCGSNIINHFFCDISPLLNLTCSNKEQAELVDFLLALVMILLPLMAVVSSYAAIIATILRIPTAQGRHKAFSTCASHLAVVVIYYSSTLFTYARPRAMYTFNHNKVISVLYTVIVPFLNPAIYCLRNKEVKDALRKTVLGRCPCSRDIPD from the coding sequence ATGAGAAATTTGAGTGGAGACCACACAGTAGAGTTTGTTTTGGTGGACTTCCCTACCTCCCCACCCCTTCAGCTGCTCCTTTTTGCACTCTTccttgtaatttttttgttgACATTGTTGGAGAATGCACTCATTGTTTCCACCATCTGGCTCACTCCAAGCCTTCATCGCCCAATGTTCTTTTTCCTTGGCCATCTCTCCTTCCTGGAGCTATGGTATATCAATGTCACTGTTCCCCGACTCTTGGGGGCATTTCTTACCCAGGAGCATAAAGTCTCCTATGTAGGTTGTATGACCCAACTCTATTTCTTCATTGCCTTAGCTTGCACCGAATGTGTCCTGTTGGCAgtcatggcctatgaccgctacctAGCCATCTGTGAACCTCTCCGTTATCCTAGTCTCATGCCCTTCAGTATGGCCACTCGCCTTGCTGCTTCTTCTTGGGGTAGTGGCTTCTTCAGCTCCATGATGaagcttcttttcatttccagATTGTCATACTGTGGATCCAATATCATCAACCACTTTTTCTGTGATATCTCTCCACTACTTAACCTCACCTGCTCTAACAAGGAACAAGCAGAACTAGTAGACTTTCTCTTGGCCCTGGTGATGATTCTGCTCCCTCTAATGGCTGTGGTTTCATCATATGCTGCCATAATTGCCACTATCCTGAGGATTCCTACTGCCCAGGGACGTCACAAAGCCTTTTCCACGTGTGCCTCTCACCTGGCAGTGGTTGTTATCTACTACTCCTCCACTCTCTTTACCTATGCACGGCCCCGGGCCATGTACACCTTCAACCACAACAAGGTCATCTCTGTGCTCTATACTGTCATTGTACCATTTCTCAATCCAGCCATTTACTGCCTGAGGAACAAGGAAGTAAAGGATGCCCTCAGAAAGACAGTGCTGGGTAGGTGCCCCTGTTCCAGGGATATCCCAGATTGA